One segment of Alnus glutinosa chromosome 2, dhAlnGlut1.1, whole genome shotgun sequence DNA contains the following:
- the LOC133861333 gene encoding ras-related protein Rab11D yields the protein MAVYKSEDDYEYLFKLVLIGDSGVGKSNLLSRFTRNEFNLESKSTIGVEFATKSLNIDGKVIKAQIWDTAGQERYRAITSAYYRGAVGALLVYDVTRHTTFENVGRWLKELREHTDPNIVVMLIGNKSDLRHLVAVPMEYGKSFAERESLYFMETSALDATNVENAFTEALTQIYRIVSKRAVEAGDNGSASTLPSRGHTINVVKQNDSVLKRIGCCSN from the exons ATGGCTGTGTACAAATCAGAAGATGATTATGAGTACCTCTTCAAGCTGGTTTTGATTGGTGATTCTGGAGTGGGTAAATCCAATTTGCTCTCGAGGTTCACGAGGAACGAGTTTAATCTGGAGTCCAAGTCTACTATTGGGGTAGAGTTTGCTACCAAGAGTTTGAATATTGACGGGAAGGTCATCAAGGCTCAGATTTGGGACACTGCTGGCCAGGAAAG GTACCGTGCCATTACTAGTGCTTACTACCGAGGAGCCGTTGGTGCTTTGCTAGTCTATGATGTCACTCGCCATACAACATTTGAGAATGTGGGAAGGTGGTTGAAGGAGTTGAGGGAGCACACAGACCCTAACATTGTGGTCATGCTGATCGGCAACAAGTCAGATCTTCGACACCTTGTTGCCGTTCCAATGGAGTACGGAAAATCATTTGCAGAGAGAGAGTCCCTCTACTTCATGGAAACTTCTGCATTGGACGCAACCAATGTGGAAAACGCATTTACTGAAGCTCTCACCCAGATATACCGGATTGTGAGCAAGAGGGCAGTTGAGGCAGGTGATAATGGAAGTGCTTCCACTCTTCCGTCTAGAGGACACACAATAAATGTTGTCAAACAGAACGACTCAGTTCTGAAGAGAATTGGGTGCTGCTCAAACTAG